A region of Drosophila mauritiana strain mau12 chromosome 3L, ASM438214v1, whole genome shotgun sequence DNA encodes the following proteins:
- the LOC117139890 gene encoding uncharacterized protein LOC117139890: MFFVACSFNFLRENHNDFWGPPKRQTSVVTVLFASAPKPRRAKEPKTPKNWKRNSVEPQRQHVAHALAKSNLHTNVANALQKLHNHRGFFWRGVGAAEKGKSRFII, from the exons AGGGAAAATCACAACGACTTCTGGGGACCCCCAAAAAG GCAGACGTCAGTCGTAACCGTACTCTTTGCTAGTGCGCCCAAACCCCGGAGAGCCAAAGAACCGAAGACCCCAAAGAATTGGAAGAGGAACTCGGTGGAACCACAAAGGCAACATGTTGCACATGCACTCGCCAAAAGCAATTTGCATACAAATGTTGCCAACGCACTTCAAAAACTGCACAATCACAGGGGTTTTTTTTGGCGGGGGGTTGGTGCAGCGGAAAAGGGTAAAAGCCGCTTCATAATTTGA